A region of Elusimicrobiota bacterium DNA encodes the following proteins:
- a CDS encoding fibronectin type III domain-containing protein codes for MSKTIKCFLLLAVLALTNMITAKTLLAARVMVVYMNYYVMPKTTLGMNYYLDLFKRGGVNRVAFPYDIGPRPDDNTCKKFIALLQANDIQVMGWYHAQNVPINDPKPYFTNMFNRFPSLDGVTADDGYELFVGRWSAIQADPTLIPKGIAIAANVYSAIKSIKSGAIVSASSTESIDAAPIGIACIKNGTLDYIEPEVYHPVTGDPTLIIQARKDRTQMWIDAVGSENAGKLVMLINNYQSTYANPAKSALIVFTEITAFKDTNPNVGTGIFALAWLTDEQMDALGNNKPFDGQLPDYLKRTPEKINVLIHGRIGSGRITDFINGSSAWLDMWNSGNLALKLTTFPLINDELLAQVDIYITSPPGYYGLYTQAEKDALTRFVNGGGRVLWLASMAGESAASVQMLSNFGMTVYWYIPQIASPFTYTKTTVHPIADNITTLSGGSGWVENITVTGSAIPIFTAVAPDGNTTLVEVAAWRQGSSSGGRIAVIASGIGRANESLVNIQLTNNLISWFSDGLKTIDGSQYQMITFTNPGNKNITDKVTLTATASSGLPVSFAVASGPAQITDGILSFYGTGSVSIVATQSGNANFVAATPVTNMFTVSKFTTVQSLVANWSFDEGTGTTAGDSSGNGYTGNIVNGASWADGKIGNALSFDGVDDYIQLPNVGISTGSFSIEGWVNPKINEFPTMYGTFVGYNNNRRILIYGGSSGQLLAQMGNNFFSKGYLKSNVWSHIVYVYNITENKEYFYINGAYDSSQAVSNPTWNDVFRIGECGGGTFRFKGSIDEVRIYNCALSSSQILSEYQNDIAVTPPSVITTLTAGSPTANSITLSWSAPGNDGTVGTATVYDIRYYTVPITAGNWSLANQVTGEPTPQVSGTNQSYTVEGLSPNTTYYFGIKTSDEKPNWSNLSNISSNTTTSDITPPIVNAVSVTDIMTNSAVITWTTDEPSDSQVEYGLTTSLGSTTTLNTTLVTTHSVLLGELEKGKTYYYKVFSKDTVGNLTTSAQYSFKTYNNNLRHRIYTYYYDDTTTPASLKFWLQVYNLDANSIVTDYTGTVTLKTKNSKGEELNIVDTTLTETDAGEKEVSIPLGNNINTIELTGDVTAPIVVNFNEMYTAKLVGYQGGTIRGADGLKILIPTGVLSANKYLASIRTSASPAVRNTMKYVNTINPICYDFGELTFGTGNAPVLENQVFTRAVNITIPYTKADIGTLNEDGLRIYYWTGTDWELVPGVQAIDKTNKTITATVKHFSTYRILGSYLSADFSNLKVYPNPYNPATAIGGKLKIINLPVSSVVKLYSVTGELVRELKEIDFGNLGWLEWDGKNDDGDKVGKAVYIYQIEDAAGKKKTGKIGLVK; via the coding sequence ATGAGTAAAACCATTAAATGTTTTTTATTATTAGCAGTGTTGGCATTAACAAACATGATAACAGCAAAAACATTGTTAGCGGCTCGGGTTATGGTTGTCTATATGAATTATTATGTCATGCCTAAGACTACACTGGGTATGAATTATTATCTGGATTTGTTTAAGAGAGGCGGGGTTAACCGCGTAGCGTTTCCGTACGATATTGGCCCACGACCCGATGACAATACCTGCAAAAAGTTCATTGCCTTGTTACAAGCGAATGATATCCAGGTAATGGGCTGGTACCATGCCCAAAATGTCCCTATCAATGATCCAAAACCATATTTTACAAACATGTTCAATCGCTTTCCTTCCCTTGATGGAGTTACCGCAGATGATGGTTATGAGCTGTTTGTTGGAAGATGGTCTGCTATTCAGGCGGATCCAACACTGATACCGAAAGGAATAGCAATCGCTGCAAATGTTTACAGTGCGATTAAGTCCATAAAATCTGGTGCTATCGTTTCTGCTTCATCTACTGAGTCAATCGATGCGGCTCCCATTGGCATTGCCTGTATAAAAAACGGAACGTTGGATTATATTGAACCCGAAGTTTACCATCCGGTCACGGGAGATCCCACATTGATAATACAAGCTAGAAAAGATCGTACTCAGATGTGGATTGATGCTGTCGGCTCGGAAAATGCCGGCAAACTGGTGATGCTTATAAATAATTATCAATCAACTTATGCTAACCCAGCCAAGTCTGCCCTCATCGTCTTTACTGAAATCACAGCATTCAAGGATACTAACCCGAATGTCGGCACGGGTATATTCGCTTTGGCATGGCTGACCGATGAACAAATGGATGCACTCGGCAATAACAAGCCTTTTGATGGACAATTACCTGATTATTTAAAACGAACTCCGGAGAAAATCAATGTTCTTATACATGGTCGCATCGGTTCTGGTCGAATAACCGATTTTATTAATGGGAGCTCAGCCTGGCTTGATATGTGGAATAGTGGAAATCTGGCACTAAAACTCACTACCTTCCCATTAATCAACGATGAACTATTGGCACAGGTAGATATTTACATCACTTCTCCCCCGGGATATTACGGTCTTTATACCCAAGCGGAAAAGGATGCACTAACACGTTTTGTCAATGGTGGTGGTCGTGTGCTTTGGTTGGCGTCTATGGCTGGAGAAAGTGCTGCATCAGTTCAGATGCTTTCCAATTTTGGTATGACGGTGTATTGGTATATACCACAAATAGCATCGCCTTTTACTTATACTAAAACCACAGTTCATCCGATAGCCGATAATATAACCACTTTGTCTGGTGGTTCGGGTTGGGTTGAGAATATTACAGTAACTGGTAGTGCAATACCAATCTTCACTGCCGTAGCACCTGACGGTAATACTACGCTGGTTGAAGTGGCAGCATGGCGGCAAGGAAGTTCTTCCGGAGGAAGGATTGCTGTGATTGCGTCTGGAATCGGGCGAGCGAATGAAAGTTTAGTTAACATTCAACTTACCAACAATCTAATTAGCTGGTTCAGTGATGGCTTAAAGACGATTGACGGTTCCCAATATCAGATGATTACATTTACAAATCCTGGCAATAAAAACATCACAGACAAGGTAACGTTGACAGCGACGGCTTCCAGTGGTCTGCCGGTGAGTTTTGCAGTGGCGAGCGGTCCGGCACAGATTACAGATGGAATACTCTCATTCTACGGGACCGGCTCAGTGAGCATAGTTGCAACCCAGTCTGGTAATGCGAATTTTGTTGCAGCTACACCTGTAACAAACATGTTTACAGTGAGCAAGTTTACAACAGTGCAGTCATTAGTTGCAAATTGGAGTTTTGATGAAGGAACAGGAACTACGGCTGGTGATTCTTCAGGAAACGGTTACACAGGCAATATTGTTAATGGAGCATCATGGGCTGATGGAAAAATAGGGAATGCATTAAGTTTTGATGGAGTGGATGATTATATTCAACTTCCGAATGTTGGAATTTCTACCGGTTCATTTAGTATAGAAGGATGGGTTAATCCTAAAATCAACGAGTTTCCTACTATGTATGGAACATTTGTGGGATATAATAACAATCGTAGGATTTTAATTTATGGAGGAAGTAGCGGACAGTTATTAGCTCAAATGGGAAATAATTTTTTTTCAAAGGGTTACTTAAAATCGAATGTATGGTCACATATTGTTTATGTCTACAACATAACTGAGAATAAAGAATATTTTTACATAAACGGTGCCTATGATAGCAGTCAGGCTGTATCTAATCCGACTTGGAACGATGTATTCAGGATTGGGGAGTGTGGTGGAGGTACTTTTAGGTTTAAGGGTTCCATTGACGAAGTTCGTATCTATAACTGCGCTCTTTCCTCTTCCCAAATCCTTTCTGAATACCAGAACGATATTGCCGTAACCCCGCCATCAGTAATAACAACCTTAACAGCAGGAAGTCCCACAGCAAACAGTATAACATTAAGTTGGAGTGCACCTGGTAATGATGGGACAGTAGGCACAGCGACAGTATATGACATAAGGTATTACACAGTACCAATAACAGCAGGCAACTGGTCATTAGCAAACCAGGTAACAGGCGAGCCAACACCACAAGTAAGTGGCACAAACCAGAGTTATACCGTAGAAGGATTAAGTCCGAATACTACCTACTACTTTGGCATAAAGACATCTGACGAAAAACCTAACTGGTCAAATCTATCTAATATTTCAAGTAATACGACAACAAGTGATATAACACCACCAATAGTGAATGCAGTATCAGTAACAGACATAATGACTAATTCGGCAGTAATAACCTGGACAACTGATGAGCCATCAGATTCACAGGTAGAATATGGACTAACAACATCTCTTGGCAGTACAACTACATTAAATACAACACTTGTAACAACTCACAGTGTCCTACTTGGTGAGTTAGAGAAAGGGAAGACATATTATTACAAGGTTTTTAGTAAAGATACAGTTGGTAATCTCACAACATCAGCACAATACAGTTTCAAGACATATAACAACAATCTAAGACACAGAATATATACATATTACTACGATGATACAACGACACCTGCGAGTTTGAAGTTCTGGTTGCAGGTATATAATTTAGATGCAAACAGTATAGTGACAGATTACACCGGGACAGTAACGCTTAAAACAAAGAACAGTAAAGGCGAAGAATTGAATATAGTTGACACAACATTAACTGAGACAGATGCAGGAGAGAAAGAGGTTTCAATCCCGTTGGGTAATAATATAAATACTATAGAACTAACAGGTGATGTAACAGCGCCGATAGTTGTAAATTTCAATGAAATGTACACAGCAAAGTTAGTAGGTTACCAGGGTGGAACAATACGGGGTGCCGACGGACTAAAAATACTTATACCAACAGGTGTCCTATCTGCTAACAAATATCTTGCCTCAATCCGTACGAGTGCATCGCCGGCAGTAAGAAACACAATGAAATATGTTAACACAATAAATCCGATATGTTATGATTTCGGCGAGTTAACATTTGGAACTGGAAATGCACCTGTATTAGAAAATCAGGTATTTACAAGAGCAGTTAACATAACAATACCATATACAAAAGCGGATATAGGGACATTAAATGAAGATGGATTAAGGATATACTATTGGACAGGAACAGATTGGGAATTGGTGCCAGGCGTCCAGGCAATAGATAAAACAAACAAGACGATAACAGCGACAGTGAAACATTTCTCAACATATCGAATATTAGGCAGTTATTTATCTGCTGATTTTAGCAATTTAAAAGTCTATCCTAACCCGTATAATCCGGCGACTGCGATAGGCGGTAAATTGAAAATAATCAATTTGCCGGTTAGTAGCGTAGTGAAGTTGTATAGTGTCACCGGAGAGTTGGTCAGGGAACTAAAAGAAATAGATTTTGGTAATCTTGGCTGGCTCGAATGGGATGGCAAGAATGACGATGGTGACAAAGTAGGTAAAGCAGTATATATATACCAGATAGAAGATGCCGCCGGTAAAAAGAAGACAGGTAAAATAGGACTAGTGAAGTGA